The following proteins are encoded in a genomic region of Maylandia zebra isolate NMK-2024a linkage group LG1, Mzebra_GT3a, whole genome shotgun sequence:
- the apip gene encoding methylthioribulose-1-phosphate dehydratase: MSSFCGTGDDFQDAGQETTEKQDKDHPRVLIPELCRLFYQLGWVTGTGGGISLKQGDQIYIAPSGVQKERIQPEDMFVCDMEERDISCPPAWKTLKKSQCTPLFMNAYTMRGAQAVIHTHSKAAVMATLLYPGKEFRITHQEMIKGIRKGTSGTNYRYDDFLVVPIIENTPEEKDLKDRMARAMEEYPDSCAVLVRRHGVYVWGESWEKAKTMCECYDYLFDVAVQMKQCGLDPSALPMEEKGIV, translated from the exons ATGTCGTCTTTTTGCGGCACCGGCGATGACTTTCAAGATGCAGGTCAAGAGACCACTGAAAAGCAG GACAAGGACCATCCACGTGTCCTCATTCCTGAGTTATGTCGGCTCTTCTACCAGCTGGGATGGGTGACTGGGACGGGTGGAGGGATAAGTCTGAAACAAGG AGACCAGATCTACATTGCACCATCAGGTGTTCAGAAAGAGAGAATCCAG CCAGAAgatatgtttgtttgtgacaTGGAGGAGAGGGACATCAGCTGTCCTCCTGCCTGGAAGACATTGAAGAAGAGCCAGTGCACACCACTTTTTATGAACGCCTATACTATGAGAG GGGCACAGGCAGTTATACACACCCACTCGAAGGCTGCTGTCATGGCAACGCTGCTCTATCCTGGCAAAGAGTTCAGGATAACACACCAGGAGATGATCAAGGGGATTCGTAAGGGCACCTCAGGCACAAACTATCG GTATGATGACTTCCTGGTTGTGCCGATTATTGAAAATACACCAGAGGAGAAGGACTTGAAAGACCGGATGGCTCGGGCAATGGAAGAATACCCAGATTCATGTGCAGTTCTTGTCCGCAGGCATGGTGTCTATGTGTGGGGCGAGTCGTGGGAAAAAGCGAAGACTAT GTGCGAATGCTACGACTACCTGTTTGACGTTGCAGTCCAGATGAAGCAATGTGGACTGGACCCCTCAGCCCTTCCGATGGAAGAAAAAGGAATAGTTTGA